A window of the Candidatus Dadabacteria bacterium genome harbors these coding sequences:
- a CDS encoding iron-sulfur cluster assembly accessory protein, which yields MFSVTPKAVDEIKRLLAEDDIENAFLRVRIVPGGCSGFSYEMGFDDETDEGDNLIESDGIKVAIDEISYTYLDGSVLDFKDGLDGKGFAIENPNATGSCGCGQSFTA from the coding sequence ATGTTTTCCGTAACTCCCAAAGCCGTAGATGAAATAAAAAGGCTGCTTGCCGAAGACGACATCGAAAATGCGTTTCTCAGGGTAAGGATAGTGCCCGGGGGCTGTTCCGGGTTTTCCTACGAGATGGGATTTGACGACGAGACCGATGAAGGAGACAACTTGATCGAGTCCGACGGCATAAAGGTCGCTATCGACGAGATCAGCTACACCTATCTCGACGGATCGGTTCTTGATTTCAAGGATGGTCTTGACGGAAAGGGCTTTGCAATCGAAAACCCTAACGCGACCGGTTCCTGCGGCTGCGGACAGTCTTTCACCGCATAG